The following coding sequences are from one Perognathus longimembris pacificus isolate PPM17 chromosome 13, ASM2315922v1, whole genome shotgun sequence window:
- the LOC125362557 gene encoding olfactory receptor 8K5-like, producing the protein MGQQNLTTPNEFILLGVTRRPELQLPLFGVFLFIYTVTVVGNLGMIILTKLDSHLHTPMYFFIRHLAFIDLGNSTVIYPKVLVNFISEENTISYYACATQMAFFITFIISELFILSSMAYDRYVAICNPLLYNVIMSQRLCHVLVGLPYLYSAFQALMITVKIFILTFCGSNIISHFYCDNVALLLLLCSNARDIELIIIAFSAFNLISSLVVVLISYTLILLAVCRMHSAEGRKKAFSTCGSHLTVVVVFYGTLLFMYVQPKSTHSFDTDKLTSVFYTLVIPMLNPLIYSIRNKEVKNAFHRILNNQFKHCI; encoded by the coding sequence ATGGGCCAACAAAACCTTACAACACCAAATGAGTTCATTCTTTTGGGAGTCACAAGGCGGCCAGAGTTGCAGCTCCCCCTTTTTGGGGTCTTCCTCTTCATCTACACAGTCACAGTGGTGGGAAACCTGGGCATGATCATTCTAACCAAGCTGGACTCTCACCTACACACACCTATGTATTTCTTCATCAGACACCTGGCTTTCATTGACCTTGGCAATTCCACTGTCATTTATCCCAAGGTGTTGGTAAATTTTATTTCAGAAGAAAATACCATTTCCTATTATGCTTGTGCCACCCAGATGGCTTTCTTCATTACATTCATCATCAGTGAACTTTTCATCTTGTCCTctatggcctatgaccgctatgtggccatctgtaaCCCTCTGTTGTACAATGTCATCATGTCTCAGAGGCTCTGTCATGTGCTGGTGGGCCTCCCATACCTCTACAGTGCCTTTCAAGCCCTGATGATCACTGTTAAGATTTTTATCCTGACCTTCTGTGGCTCTAATATCATCAGTCATTTCTACTGTGATAATGTTGCTCTGTTACTTCTGCTGTGTTCAAATGCACGAGATATAGAATTGATCATCATTGCATTTTCAGCATTTAACTTGATCTCCTCCCTTGTAGTGGTGCTGATTTCTTACACTCTGATTCTGTTAGCTGTGTGTCGAATGCATTCTgcagaaggcaggaagaaagcaTTCTCCACGTGTGGCTCTCATCTGACTGTGGTGGTGGTGTTCTATGGGACTCTACTCTTCATGTATGTGCAGCCCAAGTCCACACACTCCTTTGACACTGATAAATTAACATCTGTGTTTTATACATTAGTGATTCCCATGCTGAATCCTTTGATTTACAGCATTagaaacaaagaagtaaaaaatgCCTTTCACAGGATCTTGAACAATCAATTTAAACATTGTATTTAA